From the genome of Ananas comosus cultivar F153 linkage group 18, ASM154086v1, whole genome shotgun sequence, one region includes:
- the LOC109723835 gene encoding peroxidase P7-like, whose product MASVVKSFTLFALIPAIFFPAFAQLTSDFYDSICPQALSTIQATVEAAIIQEPRMGASLVRLHFHDCFVNGCDGSILLDDTPAMTGEKTAKPNKNSARGFDVVDQIKSAVNDACLGNVVSCADILAVAARDSIVALGGASYDVLLGRRDATDASLAAANANIPAPTLDLAGLVSNFQSQGLSLSDLVVLSGAHTLGFARCVSFRNRIYNETADINSDFAASLQAQCPPDAGDGDDVLASLDDTPFVVDTDYYQGLLQNQGLLHSDQQLFQGDGSDSDNLVQFYSQSPTDFWSDFGTAMINMGNLSPLTGDDGEIRENCRVVNQD is encoded by the exons ATGGCAAGTGTGGTTAAGTCTTTCACTCTTTTTGCCCTAATTCCTGCGATCTTCTTCCCGGCCTTTGCGCAGCTCACTTCCGACTTTTACGACTCGATATGCCCACAAGCGCTTTCGACCATCCAAGCGACCGTCGAGGCGGCGATCATACAGGAGCCACGGATGGGCGCTTCTTTGGTTCGCCTACACTTCCACGACTGCTTTGTGAAT GGATGTGATGGTTCAATTTTGCTGGATGACACGCCAGCAATGACCGGGGAAAAGACGGCTAAGCCGAATAAGAATTCAGCGAGAGGGTTCGACGTGGTCGATCAGATTAAATCCGCAGTGAACGATGCGTGCCTAGGGAATGTGGTCTCTTGCGCCGATATCCTGGCGGTCGCAGCACGGGATTCGATTGTGGCT CTCGGCGGCGCCTCGTACGACGTGCTGCTTGGTCGCAGGGACGCGACCGATGCGAGCTTGGCGGCTGCCAACGCGAACATCCCCGCCCCGACCCTCGACCTCGCCGGCCTCGTCTCCAATTTCCAGTCGCAGGGCCTCTCCCTCTCCGACCTCGTCGTGCTCTCCGGCGCGCACACCCTCGGCTTCGCCCGCTGCGTCTCCTTCCGCAACCGCATCTACAACGAGACCGCCGACATCAACTCCGACTTTGCCGCCTCCCTCCAAGCACAATGCCCGCCCGATGCAGGCGACGGTGACGACGTCCTCGCCTCGCTTGACGACACACCGTTCGTCGTCGACACGGACTACTACCAAGGCTTGTTACAAAACCAAGGGCTGTTGCACTCGGACCAGCAGCTGTTCCAAGGCGACGGCAGTGACAGCGACAATCTGGTGCAGTTCTACAGCCAGAGTCCGACCGACTTCTGGTCGGATTTCGGGACCGCCATGATCAACATGGGAAATTTGAGCCCGCTCACGGGGGACGATGGAGAAATCCGCGAGAATTGTCGCGTCGTGAACCAAGATTAA
- the LOC109723912 gene encoding peroxidase P7-like has protein sequence MASVLSLLSCVVLVLAASFNPTRGQLDPCFYDKLCPHALPAIKAVIEETIAVEPRMGASLLRLHFHDCFVNGCDGSNLLDDTPFFTGEKNAAPNKNSARGFEVVDRIKDAVNYACGGNVVSCADILAVAARDSVAALGGPSYQVQLGRRDSTTASAAAANSSIPAPTFDFDRLLANFNSHGLSLVDLVALAGGHTLGFARCINFRDRLYNETATLDSGLASYLKSQCPLSGGDDNLAPLDDTPVRFDTSYFDRLLRRKGLLHSDQQLFKGDWGGADGLVSFYSSNPEAFAKDFGESMIRMGALSPLTGSAGEIRLNCRRVN, from the exons ATGGCATCtgttctttctcttctctcatgTGTTGTGCTGGTCTTAGCTGCTTCTTTCAACCCTACAAGAGGGCAACTTGACCCCTGCTTCTACGATAAGCTGTGCCCACACGCACTTCCGGCCATCAAGGCGGTGATCGAGGAGACGATCGCAGTAGAGCCGCGGATGGGCGCGTCGCTCCTCCGGTTGCATTTTCACGATTGCTTCGTCAAT GGTTGTGACGGGTCCAATTTGTTAGATGACACCCCTTTTTTCACCGGAGAGAAGAACGCGGCTCCGAATAAGAATTCGGCGAGGGGATTCGAGGTGGTCGATCGAATCAAAGATGCGGTTAACTACGCCTGCGGCGGCAACGTCGTCTCATGCGCGGACATCCTCGCGGTTGCGGCTCGTGACTCGGTGGCCGCG CTGGGGGGGCCATCATACCAGGTGCAGTTAGGCCGGCGAGACTCGACGACGGCGAGCGCGGCCGCGGCCAACAGCAGCATCCCCGCCCCGACCTTCGACTTCGACCGCCTCCTCGCCAACTTCAACTCCCACGGCCTCTCCCTCGTCGACCTCGTCGCCCTCGCCGGCGGGCACACGCTGGGCTTCGCTCGGTGCATTAACTTCCGCGACCGCCTCTACAACGAGACGGCCACGCTGGATTCCGGTCTCGCCTCATACCTAAAATCGCAATGCCCGCTATCGGGCGGCGACGACAACCTCGCGCCTCTGGACGATACCCCCGTGCGGTTCGACACGTCGTACTTCGACCGGCTCCTGCGGCGCAAGGGGCTGCTGCACTCGGACCAGCAGCTTTTCAAGGGTGACTGGGGTGGCGCTGATGGGCTCGTGAGTTTCTATAGCAGTAACCCTGAAGCTTTTGCTAAGGACTTTGGGGAGTCCATGATAAGGATGGGAGCTTTGAGCCCCCTCACTGGGAGTGCCGGGGAAATACGTTTGAATTGCAGGAGGGTGAATTAA